A genomic region of Venturia canescens isolate UGA chromosome 7, ASM1945775v1, whole genome shotgun sequence contains the following coding sequences:
- the tos gene encoding exonuclease 1, translating into MGITGLIPFLEKASKRGNISQFAGGTVAIDSYCWLHKGAFSCADKIALGQPTDAYVKYCMKFVYMLLANRIKPILVFDGRHLPAKKETEVKRRENRESTRRRAAELMRMGQTAEGRNLLRRSVDITHEMALEVIKKCQEENIDCIVAPYEADAQLAYLNISGIADVVITEDSDLTLFGCKKIFFKMDINGNGLLVEQERLHLAMNIRSEHFDIEKFRYMCILSGCDYLSSLPGIGLNKACKFISKNTEEDIHKALLRLGSYLNMKALVVTNEYRDAFVRALITFKHQLVYCPIQRKQVRLNPPGPEITEEQLHFAGDEISEDVAFQMALGNYDPFTKRQLHDFHPDRSRQHRGKTNSWHEKPARGYVSIWSKDYKVPEEKENEDTSKVMKWPNTTGRVITLNTDAMKKQTTTPKKRNYTVMAEELSEDEIFRLYGNNKLKKNDEEEEGRKTPPPQSNSAAFFDNEANGSPVSMRKTNPFAVTGNDLQVSPNLVCRGKRRIKLKNFVGFRSTVIDEKHIERSKYFSSEGAKGNSIETGENVDSKGDKFSTSGKDIETDENFIIDSSDTIDDRETNFIEETQSQDKLSTSSGISSSESISEENLARDLITIDKNEPNIEMEPISKNELLRGNNLLDLQGLVETGDKKTHHMEEDVSREYPFEAGIRGKSFQNSNESQPYNLFKWANSKESQKLSIKSIQAKTKSHTPAKMKTIRKTPSQGKIVPAADRQQSLLHMFGFQKKPALTHSMATTVESNSMET; encoded by the exons ATGGGTATCACCGGCTTAATTCCCTTCCTTGAGAAAGCCTCAAAACGAGGAAACATCAGCCAATTTGCAGGTGGGACTGTTGCCATTGATTCGTATTGTTGGCTCCACAAAGGAGCATTTTCTTGTGCTGATAAAATCGCACTAGGTCAACCCACTGACGC atacGTCAAATACTGCATGAAATTCGTGTACATGTTATTGGCAAATAGAATAAAACCCATTTTGGTATTTGACGGACGACATCTTCCAGCCAAGAAAGAAACAGAAGTGAAAAGACGAGA aaatCGTGAATCAACTCGCCGCCGAGCTGCAGAACTGATGAGAATGGGCCAAACGGCAGAAGGAAGAAATCTTCTAAGAAGATCTGTGGACATAACTCACGAAATGGCGTtggaagtaataaaaaaatgccaaGAAGAAAACATTGATTGTATCGTTGCCCCTTACGAGGCTGATGCTCAATTAGCATATTTAAATATTAGTGGAATCGCGGACGTTGTAATCACAGAAGACAGCGATTTGACGCTGTTTGGTTGTAAAAAA atatttttcaaaatggatATAAATGGCAATGGTCTTTTGGTTGAACAAGAACGTCTTCATTTGGCGATGAATATACGATCGGAACattttgatattgaaaaatttcgttacaTGTGCATTCTCTCAGGCTGTGATTATTTGTCCTCGTTACCCGGAATAGGATTGAACAAAGCGTGCAAATTCATAAGCAAAAACACGGAAGAAGATATACACAAA GCGCTCTTACGTCTAGGTTCATATTTGAATATGAAAGCTCTCGTGGTTACGAACGAATATAGAGACGCCTTCGTTCGTGCTCTCATCACATTTAAGCATCAATTAGTATATTGTCCGATACAAAGAAAACAAGTGAGACTCAATCCGCCGGGACCAGAAATAACTGAAGAACAATTGCATTTCGCTGGAGATGAAATATCAGAAGATGTGGCCTTTCAAATGGCACTTGGAAATTATGATCCATTCACCAAACGTCAACTTCATGATTTTCATCCAGATCGATCGCGG CAACACCGaggaaaaacgaattcgtGGCACGAAAAACCAGCCAGGGGATATGTTAGCATATGGTCGAAAGATTACAAAGTtcctgaagaaaaagaaaatgaagatacTAGCAAAGTTATGAAATGGCCAAATACAACTGGACGAGTTATAACGCTTAACACAGAtgcgatgaaaaaacaaactacAACACCCAAAAAGCGCAACTATACAG tAATGGCAGAGGAGCTCAGCGAAGATGAGATTTTTAGACTCTACGGTAAcaataaattgaagaaaaacgatGAGGAAGAGGAAGGTCGAAAAACCCCACCGCCACAGTCGAATTCAGCGGCTTTTTTCGACAACGAAGCGAACGGTTCGCCGGTCTCCATGAGAAAAACAAATCCATTCGCAGTAACCGGAAACGATTTACAAGTTTCTCCAAATCTTGTTTGTCGTGGAAAGAGacgaattaaattgaaaaatttcgtcggTTTTCGGTCAACAGTAATAGACGAAAAACACATTGAAAGAAGTAAATACTTCAGTTCCGAAGGGGCGAAGGGTAACTCAATAGAAACGGGGGAAAATGTAGATAGTAAAGGCGACAAATTCTCAACGAGTGGAAAGGACATTGAAACtgacgaaaatttcatcataGACAGTAGCGATACTATCGATGATCGAGAAACAAATTTCATTGAGGAAACGCAATCCCAAGACAAACTTTCTACATCATCAGGCATTTCTTCCAGTGAATCGATTAGTGAGGAAAATTTAGCTCGAGATTTAATAACGATTGATAAAAACGAGCCCAATATCGAAATGGAACCCATCTCCAAAAATGAACTGCTGCGAGGGAATAATTTACTGGATTTACAGGGATTAGTTGAAACAGGAGATAAAAAGACACATCATATGGAGGAGGATGTATCAAGAGAGTATCCATTTGAGGCTGGAATTAGAGGAAAATCTTTTCAAAATAGCAACGAAAGCCAACCATACAACTTATTTAAATGGGCTAATTCGAAGGAGAGCCAGAAACTCAGTATAAAAAGTATTCAAGCTAAAACCAAATCTCATACTCCtgccaaaatgaaaacaatCAGAAAAACTCCGTCTCAGGGAAAAATTGTTCCGGCGGCTGACCGCCAACAAAGTCTATTGCACATGTTTGGATTTCAAAAAAA ACCTGCACTGACGCATTCAATGGCAACAACCGTCGAGTCAAACAGTATGGAAACCTGA
- the Vha26 gene encoding V-type proton ATPase subunit E encodes MALSDADVQKQIKHMMAFIDQEANEKAEEIDAKAEEEFNIEKGRLVQQQRLKIMEYYEKKEKQVELQKKIQSSNMLNQARLKVLKVREDHVRNCLDEARKRLGEVTQNPERYREVLKLLIIQALYQLMENNVTIRVRQIDLAMAENVLSEVEATYKQISNKDVHIKVEQESFLPAESCGGVELFAAKGRIKISNTLENRLELIAQQLVPEVRTALFGRNPNRKFTD; translated from the exons ATGGCTCTCAGTGACGCAGATGTTCAGAAACAG ATCAAGCATATGATGGCCTTCATCGATCAGGAGGCCAATGAGAAAGCTGAAGAAATCGACGCCAAGGCAGAGGAAGAGTTCAACATCGAGAAGGGTCGTCTCGTGCAACAACAACGACTCAAGATCATGGAATATtacgagaagaaagaaaaacaagttgagctacagaaaaaaat TCAATCTTCTAACATGCTGAATCAGGCTCGCTTGAAAGTACTCAAAGTGCGGGAGGATCACGTGCGTAATTGCCTCGATGAGGCGAGGAAACGACTGGGCGAGGTGACTCAAAATCCTGAGCGTTATCGCGAAGTTCTGAAACTCCTGATCATCCAAGCATTGTATCAG CTGATGGAAAATAACGTTACGATCCGAGTGCGCCAAATCGATTTGGCAATGGCAGAAAACGTTCTTTCTGAAGTTGAGGCAACATACAAACAGATATCGAACAAGGATGTTCATATCAAAGTCGAACAAGAGAGTTTCTTACCTGCTGAGAGCTGCGGTGGTGTAGAACTTTTTGCTGCCAAAG GTCGCATAAAGATCAGCAACACTTTGGAGAACAGATTAGAATTGATAGCCCAGCAATTGGTACCAGAAGTTCGTACAGCGCTTTTCGGACGTAACCCGAACCGCAAATTCACAGACTAA
- the LOC122414220 gene encoding DNA-binding protein RFXANK, translating into MDPQFHTELILKSEDIDTGHSTPQFSDDSKTPVSDSPEGSIGIRPRPLICKPENIDCKSEPIETKWHWAPGAWQDATRTSAFQPYKPPTLLTNLQRGNTKTQIPLLYASSDITFHTLAGQGELTPENINSESLDEPDEQGLTGLMWAAAYGQLGSARQLLKAGANKNYQGNNGETALHLAAAYGHHDLVKLLIHYGADCNATDEEGNTPLIYGAIGDHPHVCYELLTRGANVTHRNVHNISAYHAATMKKASTAKAVIENYLIQHIVI; encoded by the exons ATGGATCCGCAGTTTCATACGGAACTCATATTGAAATCGGAGGATATTGATACCGGACACAGCACACCTCAATTCTCGGATGACAGTAAAACACCTGTTTCCGATAGCCCTGAAGGTTCCATAGGAATAAGACCAAGACCGTTGATCTGTAAACCAGAAAACATAGATTGTAAATCGGAGCCTATTGAAACAAAGTGGCATTGGGCACCAGGAGCTTGGCAAGATGCTACAAGAACTAGTGCTTTCCAACCGTACAAG CCACCAACGTTGCTCACAAACTTGCAAAGAGGCAACACAAAGACTCAGATTCCATTGTTATATGCCAGCAGCGATATTACGTTCCATACCCTCGCAGGTCAAGGAGAACTCACACCAGAGAACATAAATTCTG AGTCTTTGGACGAGCCCGACGAGCAAGGTTTAACAGGATTGATGTGGGCAGCAGCGTATGGTCAATTGGGAAGTGCTCGGCAATTGTTGAAAGCTGGAGCGAACAAAAACTACCAAGGTAACAATGGGGAGACAGCACTTCATTTGGCTGCTGCTTACGGACATCATGATCTCgtgaaattgttgattcaTTACGGAGCTGATTGCAATGCAACTGACGAA GAAGGAAACACACCGTTGATATATGGtgctatcggtgatcatcctCACGTTTGTTACGAGTTGTTAACTCGAGGCGCCAACGTAACACACAGGAACGTTCACAACATAAGCGCTTATCACGCagcaacaatgaaaaaagcatCGACTGCCAAAGCTGTCATTGAAAATTATCTCATCCAGCATATTGTTATTTAA
- the LOC122414217 gene encoding malonyl-CoA decarboxylase, mitochondrial-like produces MAKIFSSRLVVIPQVKHYLHSVVNDTSSYISKQMSLRLMHSNNDSTAGAILKEIFRYKDTGVTNWIIEAKVEKLCSTYVEFSKKERNCFLWQLASQYSVDHENICSLSEKLGCIKSNYQRELVLRERILKNALTPRYQWLFILMGRLEHGVKFLVDLRTDILELLSEVSEPEKAIVLQQLNSTLHDLLFLWFSVGFLHLERITWQSSCEMLQKISDYEANHPIKNWLDLKRRVGLYRRCFVFTHPSMPREPLVVLHTALCDLIPETVRGIDEADKRIISRTEDSKNRENKSEIKAAIFYSIASTQKGLKGIDLGNYMIKEVVKEVKREFPMIDQLSTLSPIPKFRAWFFEKLKQDTMKMFTSKEEEILQNLLRTHDLKTALRKLLNNSLWTSNDEITRVLKDPLIRSCAWYLYREKHRNYALDKVANFHLRNGAFIWRINWMADPSPRGAENSCGIMVNYRYDLNETEENSRSYIESNTIKASESVIRLAEAVEVLRQLNNGTK; encoded by the exons ATGGCAAAGATTTTTTCCAGTCGATTGGTCGTGATTCCACAGGTGAAACATTATCTTCACTCTGTCGTCAATGACACCTCTTCGTACATATCGAAACAAATGTCGTTACGACTGATGCACAGTAACAATGACTCGACAGCTGGTGCTATCCTCAAAGAAATATTTCGGTACAAAGACACGGGTGTCACCAATTGGATAATCGAG gcaaaagttgaaaaactctGCAGTACTTAcgtagaattttcgaaaaaagaaagaaactgTTTTTTATGGCAATTAGCATCTCAGTACAGCGTGGACCACGAAAACATTTGCAGCTTATCGGAAAAATTGGGCTGCATTAAG TCTAACTATCAAAGAGAACTCGTACTTCGAGAACGCATTTTGAAGAATGCTCTCACTCCTCGGTATCAATGGCTGTTTATTCTCATGGGAAGACTTGAGCACGGCGTCAAATTTCTCGTGGACCTCAGAACAGACATTTTA gAACTGTTGTCCGAGGTTTCGGAACCCGAAAAAGCAATTGTACTTCAGCAACTCAACTCAACCCTTCACGATTTGCTTTTCCTATGGTTTTCAGTCGGTTTTTTGCATCTCGAGAGAATAACTTGGCAGAGCTCTTGCGAAATGTTGCAAAAA ATATCGGATTACGAGGCGAATCATCCGATAAAAAATTGGCTCGATCTGAAACGTAGAGTGGGACTCTACAGGAGATGTTTCGTTTTCACGCATCCTTCAATGCCACGAGAACCTCTTGTCGTGTTGCACACCGCTCTGTGCGATCTTATACCCG aaacTGTGAGAGGTATCGATGAAGCTGATAAACGAATAATCAGTAGAACGgaagattcgaaaaatcgtgaaaacaaGTCAGAAATAAAAGCTGCCATATTTTATTCGATAGCTTCGACGCAGAAGGGATTGAAG GGCATTGATCTCGGTAATTACATGATCAAAGAAGTCGTCAAAGAAGTCAAACGAGAATTTCCTATGATAGATCAATTGTCGACCTTGTCGCCAATACCAAAATTTCGTGCATGGTTTTTCGAGAAACTTAAACAGG ATACGATGAAAATGTTTACgtcgaaagaagaagaaatattGCAGAATTTATTACGTACCCATGACCTTAAAACGGCGCTGAGAAAACTTTTGAATAATTCGTTATGGACGAGCAACGATGAAATAACAAGAGTCTTGAAAGATCCATTAATTCGTTCGTGTGCTTGGTATCTTTACAGAGAAAAACACAGGAATTATGCTCTGGATAAAGTCG CAAATTTTCATCTCCGGAATGGAGCGTTTATATGGCGAATAAATTGGATGGCTGATCCTTCGCCTCGAGGAGCAGAAAATAGTTGTGGAATCATGGTTAATTACAG ATACGACTTGAATGAAACCGAAGAAAATAGTCGCAGCTACATAGAGTCCAATACGATAAAAGCCTCCGAGAGTGTGATTCGACTGGCCGAGGCAGTCGAGGTTTTAAGACAGTTGAATAACGGcacgaaataa
- the Rga gene encoding CCR4-NOT transcription complex subunit 2, which produces MANLNFEQPPRSIATGSLSSRGGGGAGGVLSSSTLTGHVTPTSGMFSGSSSSVANTPHSTIVGASVYPSSTGTGTGQTTGHQPQQQQLSPMGSRGLFGQRGFADRRTMPALGNSNPMGSMGSFGIPPSRSYGSQGAINNFHSVFGSGGGGDTSTPPLLDLSEFPSLTNRGQGDSMPQPSPMPGKQAYVGMVKQPTTEASEFTMSSEDFPALPGTQSREGPSPGGSVSGDKGLSVGLGPDIGQDALQSNRGPGSDKSQASKRGIQTSPDGKVTHIPASMVKDQFGMVGLLTFIRAAETDPNLTSLALGQDLTALGLNLNSPENLYQNFGGPWAETPCRPQDIDFHVPPEYLINASIRDKLAPVKLNRYKDDLLFYMFYTNVGDVLQLAAAAELYSREWRYHMEEKVWITQAPGLGLVEKTSTYERGTYYYFDAQNWRKVPKEFHLDYTKLESRPHLPTTFHPTQP; this is translated from the exons ATGGCAAACCTGAACTTTGAGCAGCCGCCACGCAGTATAGCGACAGGAAGTCTATCGTCGCGAGGAGGAGGCGGTGCAGGGGGTGTTTTAAGCTCGTCGACCCTAACGGGTCATGTCACGCCAACGTCTGGCATGTTCTCAGGCTCGTCGTCGAGCGTCGCAAATACTCCACACTCAACAATCGTCGGAGCTAGTGTTTATCCAAGTTCTACGGGTACAGGAACAGGACAAACTACCGGCCATCAGCCACAACAGCAGCAGCTTTCGCCTATGGGAAGTAGGGGACTGTTTGGACAGAGAGGTTTCGCTGATAGACGTACCATGCCTGCTCTTGG GAACTCTAATCCAATGGGTAGTATGGGCAGTTTCGGAATACCTCCAAGTCGCAGTTACGGATCTCAAGGTGCGatcaacaattttcattctGTATTTGGGAGCGGGGGAGGAGGTGATACGAGTACTCCGCCACTATTGGATTTATCGGAATTTCCTTCTCTAACGAATCGTGGTCAGGGTGATTCAATGCCTCAGCCAAGTCCAATGCCAGGAAAGCAAGCTTACG TTGGTATGGTAAAACAGCCCACTACGGAAGCGAGCGAATTTACGATGAGTTCGGAAGACTTTCCCGCGTTACCGGGTACGCAGAGCAGAGAAGGACCATCACCCGGAGGCAGCGTTTCCGGGGATAAAGGTCTCTCCGTTGGTTTGGGTCCTGATATTGGTCAGGACGCGTTACAGTCCAATAGAGGACCCGGCTCGGATAAGTCTCAAGCATCGAAAAGAGGAATACAAACGTCACCTGATG GTAAAGTAACGCATATACCAGCGAGTATGGTTAAAGATCAGTTCGGAATGGTAGGACTTTTAACATTCATAAGAGCGGCGGAAACGGACCCAAACTTAACTTCGCTCGCGCTCGGCCAAGATCTCACTGCGCTAGGGCTCAATCTCAATTCACCTGAGAACCTTTACCAAAATTTTGGTGGCCCATGGGCGGAAACGCCGTGTCGACCACAGGACATCGACTTCCACGTACCACCAGAATACCTTATCAATGCGTCAATAAG gGATAAATTGGCGCCTGTGAAATTGAATCGGTACAAGGACGATCTCTtgttttatatgttttatacGAACGTGGGAGATGTATTACAATTGGCAGCGGCGGCGGAGTT GTATAGCAGAGAATGGCGATATCACATGGAGGAGAAAGTTTGGATAACGCAAGCGCCCGGACTTggtctcgttgaaaaaacttcgaCGTATGAGCGTGGTACTTATTACTACTTTGATGCCCAAAACTGGAGAAAGGTTCCCAAGGAATTCCATTTGGACTATACGAAACTGGAGAGTAGACCGCATCTTCCTACGACCTTTCATCCAACTCAGCCTTGA